A single region of the Brachypodium distachyon strain Bd21 chromosome 3, Brachypodium_distachyon_v3.0, whole genome shotgun sequence genome encodes:
- the LOC100830328 gene encoding FGGY carbohydrate kinase domain-containing protein, giving the protein MSPGGVFLGVDVGTGSARAGLFDEKGKLLGSASSPIQIWKEKDCIEQSSTDIWHAVCAAVKSACSLANVAPDGVVGLGFAATCSLVAVDADGSPVSVSWSGDARRNIIVWMDHRAVDQADRINARNSPVLQYCGGGVSPEMQAPKLLWVKENLQESWPMVCRWMDLSDWLAYRATGDDTRSLCTTVCKWTYLGHAHMEQWRESDSRDMEACGWDEVFWEEIGLGDLVEGNRAKIGRSVAFPGHPLGSGLTPTSAKELGLLPGTPVGTSLIDAHAGGVGVMESVPDAGSEAGSSDEEAICRRMVLVCGTSTCHMAVSKNKLFIPGVWGPFWSAMVPEYWLTEGGQSATGALIDYIVQNHAAAPLLAKNAASQSVSIFELMNKMLISMSHEQNLPFLSALSQDTHVLPDFHGNRSPVADPKSKGVICGLTLDTSEMHLALLYLATIQAIAYGTRHIVEHCNTNGHKIDTLLACGGLAKNSLYIQEHADIIGCPIILPRESESVLLGAAVLGAVAAKKFPGVRDAMKSLNAAGEVVHPSSDPRVKKYHDAKYQIFRSLYEQQLSHRSAMSQALQ; this is encoded by the exons atgtCCCCCGGCGGCGTCTTCCTGGGCGTCGACGTCGGCACAGGCAGTGCTCGCGCag GCCTATTTGATGAGAAGGGTAAGTTGCTGGGTTCGGCGAGCAGCCCTATACAGATATGGAAAGAGAAAGATTGCATCGAG CAATCGTCGACGGATATCTGGCATGCTGTGTGTGCTGCTGTAAAATCTGCATGCTCGCTGGCAAATGTTGCCCCTGACGGTGTCGTCGGTCTTGGCTTCGCTGCTACTTGTTCCCTTG TTGCTGTTGATGCTGATGGTTCCCCTGTTTCGGTTTCTTGGAGTGGTGATGCCAGAAGGAACATCATTGTGTGGATGGACCATAGAGCTGTCGATCAGGCTGACCGAATTAATGCTCGCAATTCGCCTGTATTACAATATTGTGGCGGTGGCGTCTCCCCAGAAATGCAAGCACCAAAG CTTCTGTGGGTAAAGGAAAATCTGCAAGAGTCTTGGCCTATGGTATGTAGGTGGATGGACCTTAGTGACTGGTTAGCATATAG AGCGACTGGTGATGACACCCGCAGCTTATGCACAACAGTTTGCAAATGGACATATCTTGGACATGCACACATGGAGCAGTGGAGGGAATCAGATTCGCGTGATATGGAAGCATGTGGATGGGATGAAGTCTTTTGGGAAGAAATAGGCTTGGGAGACCTTGTTGAAGGGAATCGCGCAAAAATAG GACGAAGTGTGGCGTTTCCAGGCCACCCACTAGGTTCTGGCTTGACTCCTACTTCTGCAAAG GAGTTAGGCTTGCTTCCTGGGACACCTGTTGGAACTTCGCTTATTGATGCTCATGCTGGTGGTGTTGGAGTCATGGAAAGTGTGCCAGATGCAGGATCGGAAGCTGGCT CGTCTGATGAAGAAGCAATATGTCGCCGCATGGTCTTGGTTTGTGGAACATCTACATGCCACATGGCTGTTTCCAAGAACAAATTATTTATCCCTGGTGTATGGGGGCCATTTTGGTCTG CGATGGTTCCTGAGTATTGGCTCACAGAAGGTGGTCAAAGTGCAACTGGTGCTCTCATTGATTACATTGTTCAAAACCATGCTGCTGCTCCCCTTCTTGCTAAAAATGCTGCTTCTCAAA GTGTATCCATATTTGAGTTGATGAACAAGATGCTGATTTCGATGTCACATGAACAAAATTTGCCCTTTCTTTCTGCTTTGAGTCAAGATACCCATGTCCTTCCAGATTTCCATGGAAATCG GTCCCCTGTCGCTGATCCAAAATCCAAAGGGGTGATTTGTGGCTTGACACTTGATACAAGTGAGATGCATTTAGCGCTTCTGTACCTAGCAACAATTCAGGCTATTGCGTATGGCACTCGTCATATTGTGGAGCATTGCAATACTAATGGGCATAAG attgacactcttcTTGCCTGTGGTGGACTTGCAAAAAACTCCTTGTATATCCAAGAACACGCAGATATCATTG GATGCCCAATAATACTTCCTAGAGAGAGCGAGTCTGTGCTTTTAGGTGCTGCTGTTCTTGGTGCTGTTGCTGCAAAGAAGTTTCCTGGCGTCCGTGATGCAATGAAGTCACTGAATGCAGCAGGGGAG GTCGTGCATCCGTCTTCAGATCCCCGGGTGAAGAAATATCATGATGCCAAATATCAGATATTCAGGTCTTTGTATGAACAACAGCTCTCTCATCGCTCAGCCATGTCGCAAGCATTGCAGTAG
- the LOC100830633 gene encoding CBL-interacting serine/threonine-protein kinase 21 isoform X2, whose protein sequence is MSYDIHQEGSIGRSRKKMVLEESIGKYRVGRTVGEGAFAKVKLAVDADTGGTVAVKVIDRSTVLTNNLMCQVKREISAMRLLNHPNIVKIHEVIATKTKICLVMEYVPGGKLSDKLSYLKRMDGREAKKYFYQLIDAVDYCHRRGVCHRDLKPENLLLDSQGNLKVSDFGLSVLRRPGQLLSTSCGSPCYVAPEVVQHKSYDGAAADIWSCGVILFELLAGYLPFQDRSLTNLYRRISRAQFAFPQWITLSQKKIILRILDPSPLTRAKISDIFDDEWFQEGYNPSEMRIQSEENYDCVDLEEVGRDSDSSHSTEVREAEEANLEPDRFVNAFRLIATCSDLDLSGLFHEQKTKFGSPYPVQETLAMITVAARDVRLSAKRMSNSMVKLQDIRLLSRSMLDLTLSAEVIEVTPAHCVVEVSKSTSDLRAYKEFCTSLWRLLNEGEEQRGSSSDL, encoded by the exons ATGTCCTACGATATTCATCAGGAGGGGAGCATTGGAaggtcgaggaagaagatggtgtTGGAGGAGAGCATCGGGAAGTACAGGGTCGGCCGGACCGTCGGCGAGGGCGCCTTCGCCAAGGTCAAGCTCGCCGTCGATGCCGACACCGGCGGCACCGTTGCCGTCAAGGTCATCGACAGGAGCACGGTGCTCACCAACAACCTCATGTGCCAG GTGAAGAGAGAAATCAGCGCCATGAGGCTCCTCAATCACCCCAACATAGTCAAGATACATGAG GTGATCGCAACCAAGACAAAGATATGCCTTGTCATGGAGTATGTTCCAGGAGGGAAGCTCTCTGACAAGCTA AGTTACCTCAAGAGAATGGATGGGAGGGAAGCGAAGAAGTACTTCTACCAGCTGATTGATGCTGTGGACTACTGCCACCGGAGAGGCGTCTGTCACAGGGATCTAAAG CCTGAAAACCTTTTGTTAGACAGTCAAGGCAACCTGAAGGTATCTGATTTTGGCCTCAGTGTGCTAAGGAGG CCAGGGCAGTTGCTATCCACGTCTTGCGGCTCACCGTGTTATGTGGCTCCTGAG GTGGTTCAGCACAAGAGCTACGATGGGGCGGCTGCGGACATCTGGTCCTGCGGCGTGATCCTTTTTGAACTTCTTGCGGGTTACCTGCCATTTCAAGACCGCAGCCTGACAAACTTGTACAGAAGG ATATCCCGAGCACAGTTTGCTTTCCCGCAGTGGATCACACTGTCTCAGAAGAAGATTATCTTGAGGATACTGGATCCATCTCCTTTAACA AGAGCAAAGATTAGCGACATTTTCGATGATGAGTGGTTCCAAGAGGGCTACAATCCTTCAGAGATGAGAATTCAGAGTGAAGAAAACTATGATTGTGTTGATCTTGAAGAGGTCGGCAGAGACAGTGATAGCAGTCACAGCACAGAG GTAAGGGAAGCCGAGGAAGCAAATCTGGAGCCTGACCGGTTCGTCAACGCATTCCGGTTGATAGCAACATGCAGCGATCTTGACTTGTCAGGACTATTCCACGAGCAG AAAACAAAGTTTGGCTCGCCGTATCCGGTGCAGGAAACACTGGCGATGATCACAGTTGCAGCCCGGGATGTGCGCTTGTCTGCAAAGAGAATGAGCAACTCCATG GTGAAACTTCAGGACATCAGATTACTATCAAGAAGCATGCTAGATCTCACTCTTTCCGCCGAG GTGATCGAGGTGACGCCAGCACACTGCGTCGTTGAAGTGTCCAAGTCCACCAGCGATCTGAGAGCATACAAAGAG TTCTGCACAAGCCTGTGGAGATTGCTCAATGAGGGGGAGGAGCAGCGAGGCAGCTCTTCTGATTTGTAG
- the LOC100830633 gene encoding CBL-interacting serine/threonine-protein kinase 21 isoform X1 yields MSYDIHQEGSIGRSRKKMVLEESIGKYRVGRTVGEGAFAKVKLAVDADTGGTVAVKVIDRSTVLTNNLMCQVKREISAMRLLNHPNIVKIHEVIATKTKICLVMEYVPGGKLSDKLSYLKRMDGREAKKYFYQLIDAVDYCHRRGVCHRDLKCQQPENLLLDSQGNLKVSDFGLSVLRRPGQLLSTSCGSPCYVAPEVVQHKSYDGAAADIWSCGVILFELLAGYLPFQDRSLTNLYRRISRAQFAFPQWITLSQKKIILRILDPSPLTRAKISDIFDDEWFQEGYNPSEMRIQSEENYDCVDLEEVGRDSDSSHSTEVREAEEANLEPDRFVNAFRLIATCSDLDLSGLFHEQKTKFGSPYPVQETLAMITVAARDVRLSAKRMSNSMVKLQDIRLLSRSMLDLTLSAEVIEVTPAHCVVEVSKSTSDLRAYKEFCTSLWRLLNEGEEQRGSSSDL; encoded by the exons ATGTCCTACGATATTCATCAGGAGGGGAGCATTGGAaggtcgaggaagaagatggtgtTGGAGGAGAGCATCGGGAAGTACAGGGTCGGCCGGACCGTCGGCGAGGGCGCCTTCGCCAAGGTCAAGCTCGCCGTCGATGCCGACACCGGCGGCACCGTTGCCGTCAAGGTCATCGACAGGAGCACGGTGCTCACCAACAACCTCATGTGCCAG GTGAAGAGAGAAATCAGCGCCATGAGGCTCCTCAATCACCCCAACATAGTCAAGATACATGAG GTGATCGCAACCAAGACAAAGATATGCCTTGTCATGGAGTATGTTCCAGGAGGGAAGCTCTCTGACAAGCTA AGTTACCTCAAGAGAATGGATGGGAGGGAAGCGAAGAAGTACTTCTACCAGCTGATTGATGCTGTGGACTACTGCCACCGGAGAGGCGTCTGTCACAGGGATCTAAAG TGTCAACAGCCTGAAAACCTTTTGTTAGACAGTCAAGGCAACCTGAAGGTATCTGATTTTGGCCTCAGTGTGCTAAGGAGG CCAGGGCAGTTGCTATCCACGTCTTGCGGCTCACCGTGTTATGTGGCTCCTGAG GTGGTTCAGCACAAGAGCTACGATGGGGCGGCTGCGGACATCTGGTCCTGCGGCGTGATCCTTTTTGAACTTCTTGCGGGTTACCTGCCATTTCAAGACCGCAGCCTGACAAACTTGTACAGAAGG ATATCCCGAGCACAGTTTGCTTTCCCGCAGTGGATCACACTGTCTCAGAAGAAGATTATCTTGAGGATACTGGATCCATCTCCTTTAACA AGAGCAAAGATTAGCGACATTTTCGATGATGAGTGGTTCCAAGAGGGCTACAATCCTTCAGAGATGAGAATTCAGAGTGAAGAAAACTATGATTGTGTTGATCTTGAAGAGGTCGGCAGAGACAGTGATAGCAGTCACAGCACAGAG GTAAGGGAAGCCGAGGAAGCAAATCTGGAGCCTGACCGGTTCGTCAACGCATTCCGGTTGATAGCAACATGCAGCGATCTTGACTTGTCAGGACTATTCCACGAGCAG AAAACAAAGTTTGGCTCGCCGTATCCGGTGCAGGAAACACTGGCGATGATCACAGTTGCAGCCCGGGATGTGCGCTTGTCTGCAAAGAGAATGAGCAACTCCATG GTGAAACTTCAGGACATCAGATTACTATCAAGAAGCATGCTAGATCTCACTCTTTCCGCCGAG GTGATCGAGGTGACGCCAGCACACTGCGTCGTTGAAGTGTCCAAGTCCACCAGCGATCTGAGAGCATACAAAGAG TTCTGCACAAGCCTGTGGAGATTGCTCAATGAGGGGGAGGAGCAGCGAGGCAGCTCTTCTGATTTGTAG
- the LOC100830633 gene encoding CBL-interacting serine/threonine-protein kinase 21 isoform X3, whose protein sequence is MVLEESIGKYRVGRTVGEGAFAKVKLAVDADTGGTVAVKVIDRSTVLTNNLMCQVKREISAMRLLNHPNIVKIHEVIATKTKICLVMEYVPGGKLSDKLSYLKRMDGREAKKYFYQLIDAVDYCHRRGVCHRDLKCQQPENLLLDSQGNLKVSDFGLSVLRRPGQLLSTSCGSPCYVAPEVVQHKSYDGAAADIWSCGVILFELLAGYLPFQDRSLTNLYRRISRAQFAFPQWITLSQKKIILRILDPSPLTRAKISDIFDDEWFQEGYNPSEMRIQSEENYDCVDLEEVGRDSDSSHSTEVREAEEANLEPDRFVNAFRLIATCSDLDLSGLFHEQKTKFGSPYPVQETLAMITVAARDVRLSAKRMSNSMVKLQDIRLLSRSMLDLTLSAEVIEVTPAHCVVEVSKSTSDLRAYKEFCTSLWRLLNEGEEQRGSSSDL, encoded by the exons atggtgtTGGAGGAGAGCATCGGGAAGTACAGGGTCGGCCGGACCGTCGGCGAGGGCGCCTTCGCCAAGGTCAAGCTCGCCGTCGATGCCGACACCGGCGGCACCGTTGCCGTCAAGGTCATCGACAGGAGCACGGTGCTCACCAACAACCTCATGTGCCAG GTGAAGAGAGAAATCAGCGCCATGAGGCTCCTCAATCACCCCAACATAGTCAAGATACATGAG GTGATCGCAACCAAGACAAAGATATGCCTTGTCATGGAGTATGTTCCAGGAGGGAAGCTCTCTGACAAGCTA AGTTACCTCAAGAGAATGGATGGGAGGGAAGCGAAGAAGTACTTCTACCAGCTGATTGATGCTGTGGACTACTGCCACCGGAGAGGCGTCTGTCACAGGGATCTAAAG TGTCAACAGCCTGAAAACCTTTTGTTAGACAGTCAAGGCAACCTGAAGGTATCTGATTTTGGCCTCAGTGTGCTAAGGAGG CCAGGGCAGTTGCTATCCACGTCTTGCGGCTCACCGTGTTATGTGGCTCCTGAG GTGGTTCAGCACAAGAGCTACGATGGGGCGGCTGCGGACATCTGGTCCTGCGGCGTGATCCTTTTTGAACTTCTTGCGGGTTACCTGCCATTTCAAGACCGCAGCCTGACAAACTTGTACAGAAGG ATATCCCGAGCACAGTTTGCTTTCCCGCAGTGGATCACACTGTCTCAGAAGAAGATTATCTTGAGGATACTGGATCCATCTCCTTTAACA AGAGCAAAGATTAGCGACATTTTCGATGATGAGTGGTTCCAAGAGGGCTACAATCCTTCAGAGATGAGAATTCAGAGTGAAGAAAACTATGATTGTGTTGATCTTGAAGAGGTCGGCAGAGACAGTGATAGCAGTCACAGCACAGAG GTAAGGGAAGCCGAGGAAGCAAATCTGGAGCCTGACCGGTTCGTCAACGCATTCCGGTTGATAGCAACATGCAGCGATCTTGACTTGTCAGGACTATTCCACGAGCAG AAAACAAAGTTTGGCTCGCCGTATCCGGTGCAGGAAACACTGGCGATGATCACAGTTGCAGCCCGGGATGTGCGCTTGTCTGCAAAGAGAATGAGCAACTCCATG GTGAAACTTCAGGACATCAGATTACTATCAAGAAGCATGCTAGATCTCACTCTTTCCGCCGAG GTGATCGAGGTGACGCCAGCACACTGCGTCGTTGAAGTGTCCAAGTCCACCAGCGATCTGAGAGCATACAAAGAG TTCTGCACAAGCCTGTGGAGATTGCTCAATGAGGGGGAGGAGCAGCGAGGCAGCTCTTCTGATTTGTAG
- the LOC100829198 gene encoding zinc finger protein CONSTANS-LIKE 5 isoform X2, which yields MEMQGIGRYWGVGGRRCGSCGGSPATSHCRTCGGGESSYLCAGCDAAHARAGHERVWVCEVCELAPAAVTCRADAAALCASCDADIHDANPLARRHERVPVRPIGSSESEIDDAGDIGHVSHGSRLLGGGGKADAIVGGGKENAMMKMDFLFADVMAEMDPFFGPEFARFPHADSVVPSNNNHGGSGPGAVELDFGRVAAAPVSKPSSYSSYTAASLGGSGSSSEVGLVPDAICGRGGGIIELDFSLSKAAYLPYAPTPTHSVSSTVDVAAVPERGAVDGAASTAATGEMSREARLMRYREKRKNRRFEKTIRYASRKAYAESRPRVKGRFAKRTEDADADADADADADADAAATDMATARAPSCVLDFGSYYGVVPTF from the exons ATGGAGATGCAGGGGATCGGGAGGTACTGGGGCGTGGGCGGGAGGCGGTGCGGGTCGTGCGGCGGCTCGCCGGCGACGTCGCACTGCCGGacgtgcggcggcggtgaaTCCTCCTACCTCTGCGCGGGGTGCGACGCGGCGCACGCGCGGGCCGGGCACGAGCGCGTGTGGGTGTGCGAGGTGTGCGAGCTGGCCCCCGCCGCGGTCACCtgccgcgccgacgccgccgcgctctGCGCCTCCTGCGACGCCGACATCCACGACGCCAACCCgctcgcccgccgccacgAGCGCGTCCCCGTCCGCCCCATCGGCTCTTCCGAGTCCGAGATCGACGACGCTGGTGATATTGGTCACGTTTCTCACGGCTCGCGTCTGCTAGGCGGAGGAGGGAAGGCCGACGCCattgtcggcggcggcaaggagaACGCGATGATGAAGATGGACTTCCTGTTCGCGGACGTGATGGCGGAGATGGACCCGTTCTTCGGCCCCGAGTTCGCGCGGTTCCCGCACGCCGATAGCGTTGTCCCGAGCAACAACAACCACGGCGGATCCGGACCGGGCGCGGTGGAGCTGGACTTCGGTCgcgtggccgccgccccggTGTCCAAGCCGTCGTCGTACAGCTCTTACACGGCGGCGTCCCTCGGTGGCAGT GGCTCATCGTCGGAGGTCGGGCTGGTGCCGGATGCCATctgtggccgcggcggcggcatcatcGAGCTCGACTTCTCGCTGTCCAAGGCCGCGTACCTGCCGTACGCCCCCACTCCTACCCACAGT GTCTCGTCTACCGTGGAcgtggcggcggtgccggaACGGGGCGCCGTCGACGGCGCGGCGAGTACTGCGGCGACAGGGGAGATGTCGAGGGAGGCGCGCCTGATGCGGTACCGCGAGAAGCGCAAGAACCGGCGGTTCGAGAAGACCATCCGGTACGCGTCCCGGAAGGCCTACGCCGAGTCGCGGCCCCGCGTCAAGGGCCGCTTCGCCAAGCGCACCGAAgacgccgatgccgatgccgacgccgacgccgacgccgacgccgacgccgcggcCACGGACATGGCCACGGCGCGGGCGCCCAGCTGCGTGCTCGACTTCGGCAGCTACTACGGCGTCGTGCCCACCTTCtga
- the LOC100829198 gene encoding zinc finger protein CONSTANS-LIKE 5 isoform X1, which translates to MEMQGIGRYWGVGGRRCGSCGGSPATSHCRTCGGGESSYLCAGCDAAHARAGHERVWVCEVCELAPAAVTCRADAAALCASCDADIHDANPLARRHERVPVRPIGSSESEIDDAGDIGHVSHGSRLLGGGGKADAIVGGGKENAMMKMDFLFADVMAEMDPFFGPEFARFPHADSVVPSNNNHGGSGPGAVELDFGRVAAAPVSKPSSYSSYTAASLGGSGSSSEVGLVPDAICGRGGGIIELDFSLSKAAYLPYAPTPTHSVSSVSSTVDVAAVPERGAVDGAASTAATGEMSREARLMRYREKRKNRRFEKTIRYASRKAYAESRPRVKGRFAKRTEDADADADADADADADAAATDMATARAPSCVLDFGSYYGVVPTF; encoded by the exons ATGGAGATGCAGGGGATCGGGAGGTACTGGGGCGTGGGCGGGAGGCGGTGCGGGTCGTGCGGCGGCTCGCCGGCGACGTCGCACTGCCGGacgtgcggcggcggtgaaTCCTCCTACCTCTGCGCGGGGTGCGACGCGGCGCACGCGCGGGCCGGGCACGAGCGCGTGTGGGTGTGCGAGGTGTGCGAGCTGGCCCCCGCCGCGGTCACCtgccgcgccgacgccgccgcgctctGCGCCTCCTGCGACGCCGACATCCACGACGCCAACCCgctcgcccgccgccacgAGCGCGTCCCCGTCCGCCCCATCGGCTCTTCCGAGTCCGAGATCGACGACGCTGGTGATATTGGTCACGTTTCTCACGGCTCGCGTCTGCTAGGCGGAGGAGGGAAGGCCGACGCCattgtcggcggcggcaaggagaACGCGATGATGAAGATGGACTTCCTGTTCGCGGACGTGATGGCGGAGATGGACCCGTTCTTCGGCCCCGAGTTCGCGCGGTTCCCGCACGCCGATAGCGTTGTCCCGAGCAACAACAACCACGGCGGATCCGGACCGGGCGCGGTGGAGCTGGACTTCGGTCgcgtggccgccgccccggTGTCCAAGCCGTCGTCGTACAGCTCTTACACGGCGGCGTCCCTCGGTGGCAGT GGCTCATCGTCGGAGGTCGGGCTGGTGCCGGATGCCATctgtggccgcggcggcggcatcatcGAGCTCGACTTCTCGCTGTCCAAGGCCGCGTACCTGCCGTACGCCCCCACTCCTACCCACAGTGTAAGCAGT GTCTCGTCTACCGTGGAcgtggcggcggtgccggaACGGGGCGCCGTCGACGGCGCGGCGAGTACTGCGGCGACAGGGGAGATGTCGAGGGAGGCGCGCCTGATGCGGTACCGCGAGAAGCGCAAGAACCGGCGGTTCGAGAAGACCATCCGGTACGCGTCCCGGAAGGCCTACGCCGAGTCGCGGCCCCGCGTCAAGGGCCGCTTCGCCAAGCGCACCGAAgacgccgatgccgatgccgacgccgacgccgacgccgacgccgacgccgcggcCACGGACATGGCCACGGCGCGGGCGCCCAGCTGCGTGCTCGACTTCGGCAGCTACTACGGCGTCGTGCCCACCTTCtga
- the LOC100830943 gene encoding protein GLUTAMINE DUMPER 5-like, with the protein MPPMRPGAAEYPMAQGPAAPSSARSPWQSPVPYLFGALAAMLGLVALSLLALACSHWKFSRGLGPDGDQAAGPDAAAKGRGAPGLAGECQQHVAVIMAGDERPTFLATPAPTSCRAAVHGTGGDLAAGVTTCSQDDAQRQTASATV; encoded by the coding sequence ATGCCACCGATGAGGCCAGGAGCGGCGGAGTACCCCATGGCCCAGGGCCCCGCAGCACCATCGTCGGCGCGCTCGCCGTGGCAGTCGCCGGTGCCGTACCTCTTCGGCGCGCTCGCGGCGATGCTGGGCCTCGTCGCGCTctcgctcctcgccctggccTGCTCCCACTGGAAGTTCTCCCGCGGCCTCGGCCCGGACGGCGACCAGGCCGCcggccccgacgccgccgcaaAGGGCCGCGGGGCTCCCGGGCTGGCAGGGGAGTGCCAGCAGCACGTGGCGGTCATCATGGCCGGTGACGAGCGGCCCACGTTCCtggccacgccggcgccgacgtcgTGCCGTGCCGCGGTCcacggcaccggcggcgacctcgCAGCCGGCGTGACGACGTGCTCCCAAGACGACGCGCAGAGGCAGACCGCAAGCGCTACCGTGTAA
- the LOC100832867 gene encoding protein transport protein Sec61 subunit gamma, translating to MDAVDSVVDPLRDFTKDSVRLVKRCHKPDRKEFTKVAVRTATGFVAMGFVGFFVKLIFIPINNIIVGSG from the exons ATGGACGCCGTGGACTCCGTGGTCGACCCGCTCCGGGATTTCACCAAGGACAGCGTGCGCCTCGTCAAGCGCTGCCACAAGCCCGACCGCAAGG AGTTCACCAAGGTGGCGGTGCGGACGGCGACAGGGTTCGTCGCCATGGGCTTCGTCGGGTTCTTCGTCAAGCTCATCTTCATTCCCATCAACAACATCATCGTCGGGTCCGGCTGA